The genomic window GTACCAATGTCTCGACCTTCAGCGACTAAACCACCTTTTTTGCCCCAGATTTGCTGTTGTTTTACCAAGGCTTCCCGAACAGCACCTTGGGCAGCGATCGCAGATACTTGAGATGTGACTGCAATAGAACGAATAGCTTGAGTCACATCAGTTTCATTAATCCAAACCCGCACGGGAGACTGTAAATCTGGGCTGGGAGTCAGTTCAATTTTACATTCATTAGCTAATTGGGCGATCGCACACTCATCATCAATGGCAATACCTTGTTCTAGCACTAACCAAGTCATAGCACGGTACATCGCGCCTGTATCTAGATACACTAGACCTAACTTTGCTGCCACCTGTCGGGCTACTGTGGATTTTCCAGCCCCGGCTGGCCCATCAATAGCGATGATAGGTTGGCGATCGCGCAAGATGGTATTATCAATCAACCGTGTAGACCCAAGACGAGCTGCGATCGCAAGCATTCCTTCCTCCGTAACTTTATCTAAAAACATCAATGTAGTCGGTTCAACTAATTCAATATATTCCACTGAGACTGTACTGACCTTGGCTAATTCCTGTTGGACGGCGGCTATCAATTGATGGCGATCGCTTACACCTGCACGAAAAGCCTTTTCAGCTTGTTGCAGACCGCAATACAATACTGCTGCTTGCTGTTTTTCTTCGGCAGTCAAATACTGATTACGAGAACTCAAGGCCAGACCCGAAGCTTCCCGCACTATCGGACAAGCAATAATCTCTACCGGCAAATTTAAATCAGCCACTAACTGTTTAATAATAGCTAGCTGCTGACCATCCTTTTGACCAAAGTAGGCTCGGTCAGGTTGTACTAAGTTCAAAAGCTTAGTCACAATCGTCGCCACACCTTGAAAGTGACCTAACCGAGAACGACCACACAAGCCAGATATCATAGCAGATGGAGGGATTACTTGTGTTACCTTATATTCTTGTATATTCTTGTAAATTCCCATTTCTTCCGGAGTAGGCGCAAAAATGGCATCTACCCCAGCTTGTTCACACAATTTTCGGTCTTCTGCCAAAGTTCGAGGATAGCGTTCAAAATCCTCATTAGGGCCAAATTGCAGGGGATTAACGAAAATACTGACAATTACCGTCGAATTTTCTTGTCGCGCCCGTGCAATCAAGCTTAAATGCCCTTGATGTAAACTGCCCATAGTGGGTACTAGACCAATGGCTGTCTGATACCAACCGCTCATTCCATCCAGGACTAGATCATCTGTTCCTGTAAGCTGAGTTTCCCAGCGATGTTTATTTAAATAGCAACGTAAAGCTGCAACTTTTGTCAGCAGGCGCACAAAAAAAATACCCCTAGTTCTTCTTTAGCCTCTCCTCCGTTAGTTTATCTAAGAGGGTGTTTATAAAATAATTCTTAAGCGGTTGAGCGACTATGATTACGGGCTAATCGACGTAACATTAAATGCGTCATAGCGGCGTATATCATGGTTTCACTTGTTTGGGGATGATACTCGTAATCTTTACTGAGACGACGATAACGACCTAACCATGCAAGTGTACGTTCCACAACCCAACGTCGAGGTAATACTTTAAAGCCTGAAGTGTCATCAGAGCGTTTAACAATCTCAATTGCACAGCCAATAAAATACCTGACCCAATCAACTAGTTTTCCAGCATATCCAGCATCTGCCCAAATTAAATGCAGTTTGGGGAATGAGTATTGAATTTTATCTAGTACCAGTTTTGCTCCGTCACGGTCTTGAATTGAAGCTGTATGTACAACAACCATCAAAATTAAACCCATCGTATCAACAAGGATATGGCGTTTGCGACCATTAATCTTTTTTCCGGCATCATAGCCCTTCACCCCTCCTTTCTCAGTTGTTTTCACTGTTTGTGAGTCTATAATTCCTGCGGATGGTTCTACATCTCGTCCTTCGAGTTGCCTGAGTTGCGCTCGCAGAACTGAATGAATTTTTTGCCATATACCTTTGCGCTGCCAACGTTGAAAATATGAGTATACAGTTTGCCATGCTGGTAAATCGTGAGGCATCATTCGCCATGAGCAGCCAGCGCGCAAGATGTAAAAAATCGCATTTACCACTTCCCGCATCTCGATTTCACGCTTTTTTCCACGTTTGTGCTTACGTTCTGCTGGAATCATTGATTTAATCAAATCCCATTCGGTATCGGAAATGTCTGTGGGATAAGGTTTTCGACTCATGGCATCCGATTCAAATATGACGACTGTCTTTTTTAAAATACCTGTCCTGCGAAATGACTGCGATCCTCTTTATTTTTTATTTATAAACACCCTCTAAGGACAAGAGAAAGAACTAGGGGCGATTGGGGATTGGGGATTGGGGATTGGGGATTGGGGATTGGGGACTGGGGACTGGGGACTGGGGACTGGGGACTGGGGACTGGGGATTAGTTTGAATCCAAAATCCCCCTGTCACCTGTAACCTGTAACCTGTAACCTGTCACCTGTAACCTGTAACCTGTAACCCGTCACCTTCCCCCAAACTACCGACCCAGAACTTCAATTTTCACTGGTGCAACACCACTACCGATCATGCCTATCATTCTGGCTGCACCGGTCGATAAGTCAATCACTCTACCCCGAATGTATGGGCCTCTGTCGTTGATTCGCACTACAACAGAACGACCGTTGCGGGTATTGGTTACACGCACTCTTGTACCAAAGGGTAAGCTACGATGAGCGGCGGTCATGGCTTCTGAGTTGAATCTCTCGCCTGTTGCAGTGGGTCTACCATGAAAACCCCGACCGTAAAAGGAAGCTATCCCTTGGAAGCTAAGTCTAATATTGCTAGCAATTTGTTGGGGCAAATTGGCTACAGGCTGTGATGAACG from Nostoc sp. UHCC 0870 includes these protein-coding regions:
- a CDS encoding IS5 family transposase gives rise to the protein MSRKPYPTDISDTEWDLIKSMIPAERKHKRGKKREIEMREVVNAIFYILRAGCSWRMMPHDLPAWQTVYSYFQRWQRKGIWQKIHSVLRAQLRQLEGRDVEPSAGIIDSQTVKTTEKGGVKGYDAGKKINGRKRHILVDTMGLILMVVVHTASIQDRDGAKLVLDKIQYSFPKLHLIWADAGYAGKLVDWVRYFIGCAIEIVKRSDDTSGFKVLPRRWVVERTLAWLGRYRRLSKDYEYHPQTSETMIYAAMTHLMLRRLARNHSRSTA
- a CDS encoding bifunctional pantoate--beta-alanine ligase/(d)CMP kinase, which gives rise to MRLLTKVAALRCYLNKHRWETQLTGTDDLVLDGMSGWYQTAIGLVPTMGSLHQGHLSLIARARQENSTVIVSIFVNPLQFGPNEDFERYPRTLAEDRKLCEQAGVDAIFAPTPEEMGIYKNIQEYKVTQVIPPSAMISGLCGRSRLGHFQGVATIVTKLLNLVQPDRAYFGQKDGQQLAIIKQLVADLNLPVEIIACPIVREASGLALSSRNQYLTAEEKQQAAVLYCGLQQAEKAFRAGVSDRHQLIAAVQQELAKVSTVSVEYIELVEPTTLMFLDKVTEEGMLAIAARLGSTRLIDNTILRDRQPIIAIDGPAGAGKSTVARQVAAKLGLVYLDTGAMYRAMTWLVLEQGIAIDDECAIAQLANECKIELTPSPDLQSPVRVWINETDVTQAIRSIAVTSQVSAIAAQGAVREALVKQQQIWGKKGGLVAEGRDIGTHVFPDAEIKIFLTASVGERARRRQEDFQKQGQPEVNLEQLERDIAERDWKDSTRKVSPLQKAADAIELQTDGLTISDVTQEIVNYYQQRLS